One genomic window of Pseudomonas chlororaphis subsp. piscium includes the following:
- a CDS encoding amino acid adenylation domain-containing protein has protein sequence MQALIESVGSLSAQEKKALAVLLKQQGINLFEIAPVFKRQEGEPLRLSYAQERQWFLWQLEPESTAYHVPRALRLKGRLDHAALQRSFDTLIARHESLRTHLHQEGEQVVQVVNAPASLEIDLAEADPQQLEALVEAEVGKPFDLRQGPLLRVRLLRLAEDEHVLVLVLHHIVSDGWSMQVMVDELVPLYVAYSQGRDLRLPDLSIQYPDYALWQRSWMEAGEKERQLGYWRELLGGEQPVLELPLDHPRPAVQSYRGARLDVALDGVLVAGLKALAQLEGVTLFMLLLASFQTLLYRYSGQSDIRVGVPIANRNRVETERLIGFFVNTQVLKADIDGQMTFSQLLQQVKQRALEAQSHQDLPFEQLVEALQPERSLSHNPLFQVMFNHQTEARGARGEQQLPGLRVEGLEWDSQTAPFDLSLDTQESVEGIWASLTYATDLFDAATIERMARHWQALLRAVATGSGSRIGQLAVLAEDEQKCLLREWNSAAAAFGHPAGVQGLFQAQALQHPEATALCLDEQSMSYAELNRQANRLAHYLIGQGVGPEVLVGIAVERSFAMVVSLLAVLKTGGAYVPLDPEYPRERLLHMLEDSGVRLVLRQSHLQLPLPEGLATLDIDRAAEALRQCSQDNPQVAVEPHNLAYVIYTSGSTGKPKGVAIEHGALTEFSRIAAGYSRLSREDRVLQFATLNFDGFVEQLYPALTHGACVVLRGPELWDSARLYREIIRQGVTLADLPTAYWNLFLLDCLAAGPRSYGALRQIHIGGEAMPLDGPAQWLRAGLGHVRLLNTYGPTEATVVSSVLDCSAGDEVIGATASPIGRSLPGRALYVLDRDLNLAPLGAVGELYIGGRCGLARAYLNRPLLTAERFVPDPFADTGERLYRTGDLARYRADGVIEYVGRVDHQVKIRGFRIELGEIEALLLAQDSVREAVVLAADNQLLAYLVAEREDTQALGEELKAIVREQLPDYMVPAHLLFLERMPLNPNGKLDRQALPKPDASLSQQLWVAPVTEVEQQVAAVWADILGAERVGLTDHFFEMGGHSLLAMQVVSRLRHTLEREVPLKLLFEQPRLAGFVAALQALEATAGEPAPAMLAVGREQPLPLSYAQERQWFLWQLDPQSAAYHVPSALRLKGRLDVAALQRSFDTLVARHESLRTHLQQDGERAVQVIRPQASPAIELLEVDEQHLKTLVEAHIARPFDLRQGPLLRVSLLRLAEDEHVLVLVQHHIVSDGWSMQVMVQELVQLYSAYSQGLALQLPVMPIQYADYAVWQRQWMEAGEKQRQLDYWRQLLGGEQPVLELPFDHQRPALQSHSGARLDVPLDRSLVTGLKTLAQAQGVTMFMLLLASFQTLLHRYSGQEDIRVGVPIANRNRVETERLIGFFVNTQVLKADIDGQLTVAQLLQQVKQRALEAQAHQDLPFEQLVEALQPERSLSLNPLFQVMFNHQTEGGLDDEQQALSDLRIEGLEWERRTAHFDLDLDVHESRDGLWASLGYATDLFEAATIERMARHWRNLLQAMVADQQQSIGQLNLLDKDEQRHILQLWDRTDSGFSAKRLVHELVADRARENPDAVAVIFGEQQLTYGELERSANRLARALIARGVGPEVRVAIAMPRSAEIMVAFLAVLKAGGVYVPLDVEYPRDRLLYMMQDSRAKLLLTHTAVQQQLPIPDGLNTLAVDRSEEWAGYSDTAPEVALDGDNLAYVIYTSGSTGMPKGVAVSHGPLVAHIIATGERYEMTPADCELHFMSFAFDGSHEGWMHPLINGARVLIRDDSLWLPEQTYAEMHRHGVTVGVFPPVYLQQLAEHAERDGNPPAVRVYCFGGDAVAQASYDLAWRALRPTYLFNGYGPTETVVTPLLWKARKGDPCGAAYAPIGELLGNRSGYVLDAQLNLQPIGVAGELYLGGEGVARGYLERPALTAERFVPDPFGAPGSRVYRSGDLTRGRVDGVVDYLGRVDHQVKIRGFRIELGEIEARLREQDAVRETVVVAQTTATGKQLVAYLVPVEPALASDASAQAECREMLRRALKTRLPDYMVPAHFLFLDSMPLTPNGKLDRKGLPQPDASLVQQAYVAPQTEFEHQVAGIWADILGAERIGLSDHFFELGGHSLLAMQVISRLRQILGREVPLRTLFEQPRLQGFVEALLNPEALAADSAPALLPVSRQQPLALSYAQERQWFLWQLAPQSAAYHVPSTLRLRGRLDQAALQRSFDTLVARHESLRTHVYQDGERALQVIRPAAALQIARADADEAGLQALVEAEIARPFDLQQGPLLRVTLLRLAEDEHVLVLVQHHIVSDGWSMQVMVDELVQLYAAYSQGQDCQLPALPIQYADYAQWQRSWMAAGERERQLGYWRELLGGEQPVLELPCEHPRPAIQSYRGASLEIELQASLAAGLKALAQREGVTLFMLLLASFQTLLYRYSGQSDIRVGVPIANRNRVETERLIGFFVNTQVLKADIDGQITVAQLLQQVKQRALDAQSHQDLPFEQLVEALQPERNLSHNPLFQVMFNHQSDARLLSRERQLSDVRVEGLDWGSQTAQFDLSLDTQESADGIWATLTYATDLFEHGMLKRMMGHWQNLLQGMLDAPQQSVSQLPLLDPQEQRLMVEQWNATERDYPLQYPVQQLIEEQAARTPEAPALAFGEQRLSYAELNRRANRLAHRLMEAGVGPDVLVGLAVERSIEMVVGLLAVLKAGGAYVPLDPEYPRERLAYMLDDSGVKLLLTQAHLLEQLPIPQGLQSLVLEQGESWLEGYSEENPGIALDGENLAYVIYTSGSTGQPKGAGNRHSALTNRLLWMQEAYGLDASDTVLQKTPFSFDVSVWEFFWPLMTGSRLVVAAPGDHRDPAKLVSLINAEQVTTLHFVPSMLQAFLQDPDVGSCHSLQRIVCSGEALPVDAQQQVFAKLPQAGLYNLYGPTEAAIDVTHWTCVDEGRDTVPIGQPIANLQTHVLDAQLQPVAVGVAGELYLGGAGLARGYHRRPGLCAERFIACPLTPGARLYRTGDRVRQRLDGVIEYLGRLDHQVKLRGLRIELGEIEARIMEHERVREATVQVLDGKHLVGYLVLQAPHDDWRETLGAHLLMHLPDYMVPAQWVLLEQMPLSPNGKLDRKALPKPDANLQAREYVAPHSEQEQQIAAIWAEVLDVERVGLHDNFFELGGHSLLVLMLKERIRQATGTLLSVSQLMLNPTVAGQVACLQGSARSSLIVKLNSQTQGTPLFLFHPSYGSVHCYTAIALALREHRPVMGVICRALVEEGSDVPSWAAMVEEYTAQLLSAQPEGVYRLAGWSLGGNLAMEVAHALEQAGRQVEFVGWIDASPPYWLKAYWDTAVIADDTEIPANQRRVELLGVMFPEMSRQIHDAWLESQAGSADDAQQWQGFSAWADQALGEAYRAIKEELLRGNEAQISWEVDRTLGQRLRDADFKPIKAPVSCWWAASSRAGQHRALIESSMERVMGRPCIEQSVLIDSTHDRIIDNAAFVHSFAAAMK, from the coding sequence GTGCAAGCATTAATCGAGTCAGTGGGTTCTCTTTCTGCGCAGGAAAAGAAAGCGTTGGCGGTCCTGCTCAAGCAGCAGGGCATCAATCTGTTCGAGATTGCGCCGGTTTTCAAGCGGCAGGAGGGGGAGCCGCTACGACTCTCTTATGCTCAGGAACGCCAGTGGTTTCTCTGGCAACTGGAGCCCGAGAGCACGGCCTATCACGTACCCCGGGCCTTGCGCCTGAAGGGCCGGCTCGACCACGCGGCCCTGCAGCGCAGTTTCGACACCCTGATTGCCCGCCACGAAAGCCTGCGTACCCATTTGCACCAGGAGGGCGAACAGGTGGTGCAGGTGGTCAATGCCCCGGCGAGCCTCGAGATCGACCTGGCAGAGGCCGACCCGCAGCAGCTTGAGGCACTGGTGGAGGCTGAAGTCGGCAAACCCTTCGACCTGCGGCAAGGCCCCTTGCTGCGGGTCAGGCTGCTGCGACTGGCGGAGGACGAGCACGTCCTGGTGCTGGTGCTGCATCACATCGTTTCCGATGGCTGGTCGATGCAGGTCATGGTCGATGAGCTGGTGCCGTTGTATGTCGCCTACAGCCAGGGCCGGGACCTGCGGTTGCCGGACCTGTCGATTCAATACCCCGATTACGCCCTGTGGCAGCGCAGCTGGATGGAGGCCGGGGAGAAGGAGCGTCAGCTCGGGTACTGGCGCGAGCTGCTGGGCGGTGAGCAGCCGGTGCTGGAGTTGCCGCTGGACCACCCGCGCCCGGCGGTCCAGAGCTACCGCGGCGCACGCCTGGATGTGGCCCTGGATGGCGTCCTGGTCGCAGGCCTCAAGGCGCTGGCCCAGCTCGAAGGCGTGACCCTGTTCATGCTGTTGCTGGCGTCGTTCCAGACCCTGCTGTATCGCTACAGTGGGCAGTCGGATATCCGCGTCGGCGTGCCGATCGCCAACCGTAACCGGGTGGAGACCGAGCGCCTGATCGGCTTCTTCGTCAACACCCAGGTGCTCAAGGCCGACATCGACGGGCAGATGACCTTCAGCCAGCTGTTGCAGCAGGTCAAGCAACGTGCCCTGGAAGCCCAGAGCCATCAGGACCTGCCGTTCGAGCAACTGGTCGAGGCCCTGCAACCGGAACGCAGCCTGAGTCACAACCCGTTGTTCCAGGTGATGTTCAACCACCAGACCGAGGCCCGTGGCGCGCGCGGCGAGCAGCAACTGCCCGGCCTGCGGGTCGAAGGCCTGGAGTGGGACAGCCAGACGGCGCCGTTCGACCTGAGCCTGGACACCCAGGAGTCGGTCGAGGGCATCTGGGCCTCGCTGACTTACGCCACCGATCTGTTCGACGCCGCCACCATCGAGCGCATGGCGCGCCATTGGCAGGCCTTGCTGCGCGCGGTGGCGACGGGCTCGGGCAGTCGCATCGGGCAACTGGCGGTGTTGGCCGAGGATGAACAGAAATGCCTGCTGCGGGAGTGGAACAGCGCGGCGGCGGCTTTCGGCCATCCGGCCGGTGTCCAGGGTTTGTTCCAGGCTCAGGCATTGCAGCACCCTGAGGCGACGGCCCTGTGCCTGGACGAGCAGTCCATGAGTTATGCCGAACTGAACCGGCAGGCCAACCGCCTGGCCCATTACCTGATCGGCCAGGGTGTCGGGCCCGAGGTGCTGGTAGGGATCGCGGTGGAGCGCTCCTTCGCCATGGTGGTCAGCCTGCTGGCGGTGCTCAAGACCGGCGGCGCCTATGTGCCGCTGGACCCCGAGTACCCGCGCGAGCGCCTGCTGCACATGCTCGAAGACAGCGGCGTGCGCCTGGTGCTGCGCCAGTCCCACCTGCAACTGCCGTTGCCCGAGGGGCTGGCGACGCTGGACATCGACCGCGCCGCTGAGGCGTTGCGCCAATGTTCCCAGGACAACCCGCAGGTGGCGGTCGAGCCGCACAACCTGGCCTATGTGATCTACACCTCGGGTTCCACCGGCAAGCCCAAGGGCGTGGCGATCGAGCATGGGGCCCTGACCGAGTTCTCCCGTATCGCCGCAGGCTACTCGCGCTTGAGCCGGGAAGATCGGGTCTTGCAGTTCGCCACCTTGAACTTCGACGGTTTCGTCGAGCAGCTGTACCCGGCGCTGACCCACGGCGCCTGTGTGGTGTTGCGTGGGCCGGAGCTGTGGGACAGCGCCCGGCTGTACCGCGAGATTATTCGCCAGGGCGTTACCCTGGCCGACTTGCCGACCGCCTACTGGAACCTGTTCCTGCTCGATTGCCTGGCGGCGGGGCCGAGGTCCTATGGCGCCCTGCGGCAGATTCACATCGGCGGCGAAGCCATGCCGCTGGACGGTCCGGCGCAGTGGCTGCGGGCCGGCCTGGGGCATGTGCGCCTGCTCAATACCTATGGGCCGACCGAGGCCACGGTGGTGTCCAGCGTGCTGGACTGCAGCGCTGGCGATGAAGTCATTGGCGCCACCGCCAGCCCCATCGGTCGCTCGTTACCGGGGCGCGCCCTGTATGTGCTGGACCGGGACCTGAACCTGGCGCCCCTGGGGGCGGTGGGCGAGCTGTACATCGGCGGTCGTTGTGGCCTGGCTCGTGCCTACCTGAACCGTCCGTTGCTGACCGCCGAACGTTTTGTGCCGGACCCGTTCGCGGACACCGGCGAGCGTCTGTACCGCACCGGCGACCTGGCGCGCTATCGCGCCGACGGCGTGATCGAATACGTCGGCCGGGTCGACCATCAGGTGAAGATCCGCGGGTTCCGCATCGAGCTGGGGGAAATCGAAGCCTTGCTGCTGGCCCAGGACAGTGTCCGCGAAGCTGTGGTACTGGCGGCCGATAACCAGCTCCTGGCCTATCTGGTGGCCGAGCGGGAGGATACCCAGGCCTTGGGCGAGGAGCTCAAGGCGATCGTCCGTGAACAACTGCCGGACTATATGGTGCCGGCGCACCTGCTGTTTCTCGAACGCATGCCATTGAACCCCAACGGCAAGCTGGACCGACAGGCCTTGCCCAAGCCCGACGCCAGCCTGTCGCAGCAGCTGTGGGTCGCGCCGGTGACCGAGGTCGAGCAGCAGGTGGCGGCCGTCTGGGCCGATATTCTCGGCGCCGAGCGGGTGGGCCTGACGGACCACTTCTTCGAAATGGGCGGCCATTCGCTGCTGGCGATGCAGGTGGTGTCGCGCCTGCGTCATACCCTGGAGCGCGAGGTGCCACTCAAGCTGCTGTTCGAGCAGCCTCGGCTCGCCGGTTTCGTCGCGGCCTTGCAGGCCCTGGAGGCAACGGCGGGCGAGCCGGCTCCGGCAATGCTTGCGGTCGGTCGCGAGCAGCCGCTGCCACTGTCCTATGCCCAGGAGCGCCAGTGGTTCCTCTGGCAGCTGGACCCGCAGAGTGCGGCCTACCATGTGCCCAGCGCCCTGCGTCTGAAAGGGCGGCTGGACGTGGCCGCCTTGCAACGCAGTTTCGACACCCTGGTGGCTCGCCATGAAAGTCTGCGCACCCATCTGCAGCAGGACGGCGAGCGCGCAGTACAGGTGATTCGTCCTCAGGCAAGCCCGGCGATCGAGTTGCTGGAGGTGGACGAGCAGCACCTCAAGACCCTGGTCGAGGCCCATATCGCCCGGCCTTTCGACTTGCGCCAGGGCCCGCTGCTGCGGGTCAGCCTGTTGCGCCTGGCCGAGGACGAGCATGTGCTGGTGCTGGTCCAGCACCACATCGTCTCCGATGGCTGGTCGATGCAGGTGATGGTGCAGGAGCTGGTGCAGCTGTACAGCGCTTACAGCCAGGGCTTGGCGCTGCAACTGCCGGTCATGCCGATCCAGTACGCCGATTACGCGGTATGGCAGCGCCAGTGGATGGAGGCCGGGGAAAAACAACGTCAGTTGGATTACTGGCGCCAGCTGCTGGGCGGTGAGCAACCGGTGCTCGAACTGCCGTTCGATCACCAGCGCCCGGCGCTGCAGAGTCACAGTGGCGCCCGCCTGGATGTGCCGTTGGACCGCTCGCTGGTGACCGGCCTCAAGACCCTGGCCCAGGCCCAGGGCGTGACGATGTTCATGCTCTTGCTGGCGTCGTTCCAGACGTTGTTGCACCGCTACAGCGGCCAGGAAGATATCCGCGTCGGCGTGCCGATCGCCAACCGCAACCGGGTCGAGACCGAGCGCCTGATCGGCTTCTTCGTCAACACCCAGGTGCTCAAGGCCGATATCGACGGGCAACTGACGGTTGCCCAGCTGTTGCAGCAGGTCAAGCAACGGGCCCTGGAAGCCCAGGCCCATCAGGACCTGCCGTTCGAGCAGTTGGTCGAGGCCCTGCAGCCCGAGCGCAGCCTGAGCCTCAATCCATTGTTCCAGGTGATGTTCAACCATCAGACCGAAGGCGGCCTGGACGATGAGCAACAGGCGCTCTCGGATTTGCGCATCGAGGGCCTGGAGTGGGAGCGCCGTACTGCCCACTTCGACCTGGACCTGGATGTCCATGAAAGCCGCGATGGTCTCTGGGCCTCCCTGGGGTATGCCACCGACCTGTTCGAGGCTGCGACCATTGAGCGCATGGCGCGGCACTGGCGGAACCTGTTGCAGGCCATGGTCGCCGATCAGCAGCAGAGCATCGGTCAGCTGAACCTGCTGGATAAAGACGAGCAGCGGCACATTCTCCAGCTCTGGGACCGCACGGATTCCGGCTTCTCGGCCAAGCGACTGGTGCATGAATTGGTGGCCGACCGCGCCCGGGAAAATCCCGATGCGGTGGCGGTGATCTTTGGTGAGCAGCAACTGACTTACGGCGAGCTGGAACGCAGCGCCAACCGTCTGGCCCGGGCCCTGATCGCTCGTGGCGTCGGCCCGGAAGTGCGGGTGGCCATCGCCATGCCGCGCAGTGCCGAGATCATGGTGGCCTTCCTGGCGGTGTTGAAAGCTGGCGGCGTGTATGTGCCGCTGGACGTGGAATACCCGCGCGATCGCCTGCTGTACATGATGCAGGACAGCCGCGCCAAGCTGCTGCTGACCCACACCGCGGTACAGCAACAGCTGCCGATCCCGGACGGGTTGAATACCCTGGCGGTGGACCGCAGCGAGGAGTGGGCCGGCTACAGCGATACCGCGCCTGAAGTGGCGCTGGACGGCGACAACCTGGCCTACGTGATCTACACCTCCGGTTCCACCGGCATGCCGAAAGGCGTGGCGGTGTCCCACGGTCCGCTGGTGGCGCATATCATCGCCACCGGCGAGCGCTATGAAATGACCCCGGCGGATTGCGAACTGCATTTCATGTCCTTCGCCTTCGACGGTTCCCACGAAGGCTGGATGCACCCGCTGATCAACGGCGCTCGGGTGCTGATCCGTGACGACAGCCTGTGGTTGCCGGAGCAGACCTACGCAGAAATGCATCGTCACGGTGTCACCGTCGGCGTGTTCCCACCGGTGTACCTGCAACAGCTGGCCGAACACGCCGAGCGCGACGGCAATCCACCGGCGGTGCGGGTGTACTGCTTCGGTGGCGATGCGGTGGCTCAGGCCAGCTACGACCTGGCCTGGCGCGCCTTGCGTCCGACCTACCTGTTCAACGGCTACGGCCCGACCGAGACCGTGGTCACCCCACTGCTGTGGAAAGCGCGCAAGGGCGATCCATGCGGCGCGGCCTATGCACCGATTGGTGAGCTGCTGGGCAACCGCAGCGGCTACGTGCTGGACGCCCAACTGAACCTGCAACCGATCGGTGTCGCTGGTGAGCTGTACCTCGGTGGCGAAGGCGTGGCCCGTGGTTACCTGGAACGTCCGGCACTGACTGCCGAGCGTTTTGTCCCGGATCCGTTTGGTGCACCCGGCAGCCGCGTCTACCGCAGCGGCGACCTGACCCGTGGCCGTGTGGATGGCGTGGTGGATTACCTGGGGCGGGTCGACCATCAGGTGAAGATCCGCGGTTTCCGTATCGAGCTGGGCGAGATCGAAGCGCGCCTGCGCGAGCAGGATGCAGTGCGGGAAACCGTGGTGGTGGCTCAGACGACCGCCACCGGCAAGCAACTGGTGGCCTATCTGGTGCCAGTGGAACCCGCCCTGGCCAGCGATGCCTCGGCACAGGCCGAGTGCCGCGAAATGCTGCGCCGGGCATTAAAGACCCGCCTGCCGGATTACATGGTGCCGGCGCACTTCCTGTTCCTGGACAGCATGCCGCTGACCCCCAACGGCAAGCTCGACCGCAAGGGCCTGCCGCAGCCGGATGCGAGCCTGGTACAGCAAGCCTATGTGGCGCCGCAGACCGAGTTCGAGCATCAGGTAGCGGGAATCTGGGCCGATATCCTCGGCGCCGAGCGCATTGGCCTGAGCGATCATTTCTTCGAGCTGGGCGGGCACTCATTGCTGGCCATGCAGGTGATTTCACGCCTGCGGCAAATCCTGGGCAGGGAAGTTCCTCTCAGGACCCTGTTCGAACAACCGCGGCTGCAAGGCTTCGTCGAGGCCTTGTTGAACCCCGAGGCGCTGGCGGCCGACAGCGCGCCGGCCTTGCTGCCGGTAAGTCGCCAGCAGCCGTTGGCCCTGTCCTATGCCCAGGAGCGTCAATGGTTCCTCTGGCAACTGGCCCCGCAAAGTGCTGCCTACCATGTCCCCAGTACCTTGCGTTTGCGCGGCAGGCTGGATCAGGCGGCCTTGCAACGCAGCTTCGACACCCTGGTGGCGCGTCATGAAAGCCTGCGCACTCATGTGTATCAGGATGGCGAGCGCGCGCTGCAGGTGATTCGTCCTGCCGCGGCGTTGCAGATTGCCCGGGCCGATGCGGACGAAGCGGGGCTCCAGGCGCTGGTGGAGGCCGAGATCGCTCGACCTTTCGATCTGCAACAAGGGCCTTTGCTGCGGGTCACCCTGCTGCGTCTGGCCGAAGACGAGCATGTGCTGGTGCTGGTCCAGCATCACATCGTCTCCGATGGCTGGTCGATGCAAGTGATGGTCGATGAATTGGTGCAGTTGTACGCCGCCTACAGCCAGGGCCAGGACTGCCAACTGCCGGCATTGCCGATCCAGTACGCCGATTACGCACAGTGGCAGCGCAGCTGGATGGCCGCAGGCGAGCGCGAACGGCAATTGGGTTACTGGCGCGAGCTGCTGGGAGGAGAGCAACCGGTTCTGGAGCTGCCTTGCGAGCATCCGCGGCCAGCCATACAGAGCTATCGCGGCGCCAGCCTGGAAATCGAGCTGCAGGCCTCGCTGGCGGCGGGGCTCAAGGCCCTGGCCCAGCGTGAAGGCGTGACCCTGTTCATGCTGTTGCTGGCGTCGTTCCAGACCCTGCTGTATCGCTACAGCGGGCAGTCGGATATCCGCGTCGGTGTGCCGATCGCCAACCGTAATCGGGTGGAGACCGAGCGCCTGATCGGTTTCTTCGTCAACACCCAGGTGCTCAAGGCCGACATCGACGGGCAGATCACCGTTGCCCAGCTGTTGCAGCAGGTCAAGCAACGCGCCCTGGACGCCCAAAGCCACCAGGACCTGCCGTTCGAGCAGTTGGTCGAAGCCCTGCAACCCGAGCGCAACCTGAGCCACAACCCGTTGTTCCAGGTGATGTTCAATCATCAGAGCGACGCCCGTCTGCTGAGTCGCGAGCGGCAACTGAGCGATGTGCGGGTGGAAGGCCTGGATTGGGGCAGCCAGACCGCCCAGTTCGATTTGAGCCTGGATACCCAGGAGTCCGCGGACGGTATCTGGGCCACGCTGACCTATGCCACCGATCTGTTCGAGCACGGCATGCTCAAGCGCATGATGGGGCATTGGCAGAACCTCTTGCAGGGCATGCTCGACGCGCCACAGCAGAGCGTCAGCCAACTGCCTTTGCTGGACCCTCAGGAGCAGCGCCTGATGGTCGAGCAATGGAACGCCACCGAGCGCGATTACCCGCTGCAATACCCTGTGCAGCAGTTGATCGAGGAACAGGCGGCGCGCACCCCCGAGGCCCCGGCCCTGGCGTTTGGCGAGCAACGCCTGAGTTACGCAGAGCTGAACCGTCGCGCCAACCGTCTGGCTCATCGCCTGATGGAAGCGGGCGTCGGCCCGGATGTGCTGGTGGGCCTGGCGGTGGAGCGTTCCATCGAGATGGTGGTCGGTCTGCTGGCAGTGCTCAAGGCTGGCGGCGCCTACGTGCCACTGGACCCGGAATATCCCCGTGAACGCCTGGCCTACATGCTGGATGACAGTGGCGTGAAACTGTTGCTGACCCAGGCTCATCTGCTGGAGCAACTGCCGATTCCCCAAGGGCTGCAAAGCCTGGTGCTGGAGCAGGGCGAATCCTGGCTTGAAGGTTACAGCGAGGAAAATCCGGGCATCGCCCTGGATGGCGAGAACCTGGCCTATGTGATCTACACCTCCGGTTCCACCGGGCAGCCGAAAGGTGCCGGCAACCGCCACTCGGCGCTGACCAACCGCTTGTTGTGGATGCAGGAAGCCTATGGTCTGGATGCCAGCGACACGGTATTGCAGAAAACCCCGTTCAGCTTCGATGTGTCGGTGTGGGAGTTCTTCTGGCCTCTGATGACCGGCTCGCGGCTGGTAGTGGCGGCACCGGGCGATCATCGCGATCCGGCCAAGCTGGTCAGCCTGATCAATGCCGAGCAGGTCACCACGCTGCACTTTGTGCCCTCGATGCTGCAGGCCTTCCTGCAGGATCCGGACGTTGGTTCTTGCCACAGCCTGCAACGCATCGTTTGCAGCGGTGAAGCCCTGCCGGTGGACGCCCAGCAGCAGGTGTTCGCCAAGCTGCCGCAAGCCGGTTTGTACAACCTCTACGGCCCGACCGAAGCCGCGATCGACGTGACCCACTGGACCTGTGTCGACGAAGGTCGCGACACGGTGCCGATCGGGCAACCGATCGCCAACCTGCAAACCCATGTGCTCGACGCTCAGTTGCAGCCGGTCGCCGTCGGTGTGGCGGGCGAGCTGTACCTGGGGGGCGCTGGCCTGGCCCGGGGTTATCACCGTCGTCCAGGGCTTTGCGCCGAGCGTTTTATCGCGTGTCCGTTAACGCCGGGAGCCCGGCTGTATCGAACCGGTGACCGGGTGCGGCAGCGTCTGGACGGGGTGATCGAATACCTCGGGCGCCTCGATCATCAGGTCAAGTTGCGCGGCCTGCGCATCGAGCTGGGCGAGATAGAGGCCCGCATCATGGAGCACGAGCGGGTGCGAGAGGCCACGGTACAGGTCCTCGACGGCAAGCATCTGGTTGGCTATCTGGTCTTGCAGGCACCGCATGACGATTGGCGCGAAACCCTCGGTGCGCACCTGCTGATGCACCTGCCGGACTATATGGTGCCGGCGCAATGGGTGTTGCTGGAGCAGATGCCGCTGAGCCCCAACGGCAAGCTGGACCGCAAGGCCTTGCCCAAGCCCGATGCCAACCTGCAAGCGCGGGAATACGTGGCCCCGCACAGCGAGCAGGAACAGCAGATCGCGGCGATCTGGGCCGAGGTGCTGGATGTCGAGCGCGTGGGGTTGCACGACAACTTCTTCGAGCTGGGCGGCCATTCGCTGCTGGTACTGATGCTCAAGGAAAGGATCAGGCAAGCCACCGGCACCCTTTTGTCAGTCAGTCAGTTGATGCTCAACCCGACGGTGGCCGGGCAGGTCGCTTGCCTTCAAGGAAGCGCTCGCAGCTCCTTGATCGTCAAGCTCAACAGCCAGACCCAGGGTACGCCGCTGTTCCTGTTCCACCCCAGCTATGGCTCGGTGCACTGCTACACGGCCATTGCCCTGGCGCTGCGTGAGCATCGACCGGTGATGGGGGTGATCTGCCGGGCGCTGGTCGAGGAGGGGAGCGACGTGCCTTCCTGGGCGGCCATGGTCGAGGAGTACACCGCGCAACTGCTCAGCGCTCAACCGGAGGGTGTCTATCGCCTGGCCGGCTGGTCCCTGGGAGGCAACCTGGCCATGGAGGTCGCCCACGCCCTGGAGCAGGCCGGCCGCCAGGTGGAGTTTGTCGGCTGGATCGATGCGTCTCCTCCTTACTGGCTCAAGGCGTATTGGGACACGGCCGTTATCGCCGATGACACTGAGATTCCGGCCAATCAGCGCCGCGTCGAGTTGCTTGGGGTCATGTTTCCCGAGATGAGCCGGCAGATCCATGACGCCTGGCTGGAAAGCCAGGCGGGCAGCGCCGATGACGCGCAGCAATGGCAAGGTTTCAGCGCCTGGGCCGATCAGGCGTTGGGAGAGGCTTACCGGGCGATCAAGGAGGAGTTGCTGCGGGGCAACGAGGCGCAGATCTCCTGGGAGGTCGACCGGACCCTGGGCCAACGCTTGCGGGACGCTGACTTCAAGCCGATCAAGGCACCTGTCAGTTGCTGGTGGGCGGCCTCGAGCAGGGCCGGACAGCATCGGGCGCTGATCGAGTCGAGCATGGAGCGCGTCATGGGCCGGCCCTGCATCGAGCAGTCGGTGCTGATCGACTCCACCCATGATCGGATCATCGACAACGCGGCATTCGTGCACAGCTTCGCCGCCGCGATGAAGTAA